In Besnoitia besnoiti strain Bb-Ger1 chromosome Unknown contig00210, whole genome shotgun sequence, the genomic stretch attaatataaagagatagtcctaagtattccgtacagactacattaagaaggcgactaccaaagtgaatgtcatgatattcgtacagcttgtatacaaatgttggtttttcaaatatacgctggataccactatacttaatgcacttaacatgatggtcatgaaaagcacaagagaacttggatccggtaaacaaagaccttcaagatctaaaccagtagtccaactcgtagtatatactccccagaaaaagctgataaataatcctgtctcagagatgataactccaagtacgatgctactgattagactagcatctgagtagtagttttctctcgctgttaagatgagtgagaacaagaatccatatattacgcctagaacataaccgatgtggaataatcttaatgt encodes the following:
- a CDS encoding uncharacterized protein (encoded by transcript BESB_042350); the encoded protein is MDIINPYDSGYEIQTTKFFMIAVHHHPTGLLKTAKSVGFQYPTTLRLFHIGYVLGVIYGFLFSLILTARENYYSDASLISSIVLGVIISETGLFISFFWGVYTTSWTTGLDLEGLCLPDPSSLVLFMTIMLSALSIVVSSVYLKNQHLYTSCTNIMTFTLVVAFLM